In Cydia fagiglandana chromosome 9, ilCydFagi1.1, whole genome shotgun sequence, a single window of DNA contains:
- the LOC134667136 gene encoding ionotropic receptor 75a-like isoform X2, producing the protein MTDLDSIGLCLNPGFSGVGVLIDTKCPLYEEVLMYASENLLFNVNHKWLIIDIDTWMPNISTVSNVEINENFSWLLDTFEKLNLSVDADVTLSLQKDLINHLNIYKYYRRWDFENSTINYVGVMSTPPIVFDVNMLIGDTPAPGVAVMTVTGTRVLVEIAQLHNIRYNYTIVDRWIGKFERNTTPVAATLVYLKEQDITPILRVPLEIFQRVDMVSPPVTSIETRYYYRIPTTGPGKFENQFLRPLTNGVWACVIAVISLCALVLFLTARSERRPAAVQYAVFSVAATFCQQFFEDGGNDDPTRESSARQLTVLVTGVSCVLIYNYYTSSVVSWLLNGPPPSINSLQELLESPLSLIYQDIGYTRSWLQNPTYYYNKKNAEVEDKLRRFKVFKKKKGEPLLVPLEEGIEMVKAGGYAYHTEVYNANMLISRKFNQEELCELGSLQSMEETHLYIVVPKNSPYKEFYNWNLLRMCETGVVSHLQRKASSPEISCGGSSPRALALGGAAPAFLLLAFGYLLAAVIVLIERLVARNELRLIRKIKDRVPTVGAELLGVD; encoded by the exons GCATCAGAAAATCTCTTATTTAATGTAAATCACAAGTGGTTGATTATTGATATTGATACTTGGATGCCTAATATATCAACAGTTTCCAACGTTGAGattaatgaaaatttttcatgGTTATTGGACACATTCGAAAAATTAAATCTGAGCGTAGATGCTGATGTCACACTATCACTACAGAAAG ATTTGataaatcatttaaatatttacaaatactaCAGAAGATGGGACTTCGAAAATTCAACAATTAACTATGTCGGAGTT ATGTCAACGCCGCCCATAGTATTTGACGTGAATATGCTTATAGGGGATACTCCGGCTCCAGGAGTCGCTGTTATGACCGTTACAGGCACCAGAGTGTTGGTAGAAATAGCACaactacataatattag GTATAATTATACGATCGTTGACAGATGGATCGGGAAATTTGAGAGAAATACTACGCCG GTGGCTGCGACTTTAGTATACTTAAAAGAACAAGACATCACGCCGATACTACGCGTGCCATTGGAAATTTTCCAAAGAGTGGACATGGTGTCGCCGCCCGTAACTTCTATTGA GACAAGATATTACTACCGTATCCCAACCACTGGCCCCGGAAAGTTCGAGAACCAATTCCTACGGCCTCTGACCAACGGCGTGTGGGCTTGCGTGATAGCTGTGATTTCTCTGTGCGCTCTGGTGTTATTTCTGACGGCCAGATCCGAAAGGAGACCAGCCGCTGTACAGTATGCTGTATTTTCTGTGGCAGCTACGTTTTGTCAGCAAT tttttgaaGATGGTGGTAACGATGATCCAACACGAGAATCGTCTG CTCGGCAGCTCACAGTTCTAGTGACAGGAGTATCCTGCGTCCTCATATACAACTACTATACCAGCAGCGTGGTTAGTTGGTTACTGAATGGACCACCGCCTTCCATCAACTCTCTTCAAGAACTCCTGGAAAGCCCACTGTCACTGATATACCAGGATATAGGCTACACACGTTCGTGGTTACAG AATCCGACGTATTACTACAACAAAAAGAATGCTGAAGTGGAAGATAAATTAAGGAGGTTTAAAGTATTTAAGAAGAAGAAGGGTGAGCCCTTACTGGTACCTTTGGAGGAAGGCATTGAAATGGTGAAAGCAGGAG GCTACGCATACCACACAGAAGTATACAACGCTAATATGTTAATATCTCGCAAGTTCAACCAGGAAGAGCTGTGTGAACTCGGCTCCCTGCAGTCTATGGAAGAAACACACCTTTATATTGTCGTACCAAAGAACAGTCCTTATAAAGAGTTCTATAACTGGAA TCTTCTGCGCATGTGCGAAACTGGCGTGGTCTCTCACCTTCAGCGTAAGGCCAGCAGTCCTGAGATTTCTTGTGGAGGCAGCTCTCCAAGAGCGTTGGCTCTCGGCGGTGCTGCTCCAGCTTTTCTGCTACTCGCTTTTGGATACCTTCTGGCTGCGGTCATTGTTCTTATAGAAAG GCTTGTCGCGAGGAACGAATTAAGATTAATCAGAAAGATAAAAGATCGAGTACCAACTGTAGGGGCAGAACTATTAGGTGTAGATTAA
- the LOC134667136 gene encoding ionotropic receptor 75a-like isoform X3: MTDLDSIGLCLNPGFSGVGVLIDTKCPLYEEVLMYASENLLFNVNHKWLIIDIDTWMPNISTVSNVEINENFSWLLDTFEKLNLSVDADVTLSLQKGSENNIYDVYNFGKLRGGNVVVKKLGNWRNKADLINHLNIYKYYRRWDFENSTINYVGVMSTPPIVFDVNMLIGDTPAPGVAVMTVTGTRVLVEIAQLHNIRYNYTIVDRWIGKFERNTTPVAATLVYLKEQDITPILRVPLEIFQRVDMVSPPVTSIETRYYYRIPTTGPGKFENQFLRPLTNGVWACVIAVISLCALVLFLTARSERRPAAVQYAVFSVAATFCQQFFEDGGNDDPTRESSARQLTVLVTGVSCVLIYNYYTSSVVSWLLNGPPPSINSLQELLESPLSLIYQDIGYTRSWLQNPTYYYNKKNAEVEDKLRRFKVFKKKKGEPLLVPLEEGIEMVKAGVFCACAKLAWSLTFSVRPAVLRFLVEAALQERWLSAVLLQLFCYSLLDTFWLRSLFL; this comes from the exons GCATCAGAAAATCTCTTATTTAATGTAAATCACAAGTGGTTGATTATTGATATTGATACTTGGATGCCTAATATATCAACAGTTTCCAACGTTGAGattaatgaaaatttttcatgGTTATTGGACACATTCGAAAAATTAAATCTGAGCGTAGATGCTGATGTCACACTATCACTACAGAAAG GATCTGAAAATAACATTTACGACGTATATAATTTCGGAAAGCTACGAGGAGGTAATGTTGTAGTGAAGAAACTGGGAAATTGGCGAAACAAAGCAG ATTTGataaatcatttaaatatttacaaatactaCAGAAGATGGGACTTCGAAAATTCAACAATTAACTATGTCGGAGTT ATGTCAACGCCGCCCATAGTATTTGACGTGAATATGCTTATAGGGGATACTCCGGCTCCAGGAGTCGCTGTTATGACCGTTACAGGCACCAGAGTGTTGGTAGAAATAGCACaactacataatattag GTATAATTATACGATCGTTGACAGATGGATCGGGAAATTTGAGAGAAATACTACGCCG GTGGCTGCGACTTTAGTATACTTAAAAGAACAAGACATCACGCCGATACTACGCGTGCCATTGGAAATTTTCCAAAGAGTGGACATGGTGTCGCCGCCCGTAACTTCTATTGA GACAAGATATTACTACCGTATCCCAACCACTGGCCCCGGAAAGTTCGAGAACCAATTCCTACGGCCTCTGACCAACGGCGTGTGGGCTTGCGTGATAGCTGTGATTTCTCTGTGCGCTCTGGTGTTATTTCTGACGGCCAGATCCGAAAGGAGACCAGCCGCTGTACAGTATGCTGTATTTTCTGTGGCAGCTACGTTTTGTCAGCAAT tttttgaaGATGGTGGTAACGATGATCCAACACGAGAATCGTCTG CTCGGCAGCTCACAGTTCTAGTGACAGGAGTATCCTGCGTCCTCATATACAACTACTATACCAGCAGCGTGGTTAGTTGGTTACTGAATGGACCACCGCCTTCCATCAACTCTCTTCAAGAACTCCTGGAAAGCCCACTGTCACTGATATACCAGGATATAGGCTACACACGTTCGTGGTTACAG AATCCGACGTATTACTACAACAAAAAGAATGCTGAAGTGGAAGATAAATTAAGGAGGTTTAAAGTATTTAAGAAGAAGAAGGGTGAGCCCTTACTGGTACCTTTGGAGGAAGGCATTGAAATGGTGAAAGCAGGAG TCTTCTGCGCATGTGCGAAACTGGCGTGGTCTCTCACCTTCAGCGTAAGGCCAGCAGTCCTGAGATTTCTTGTGGAGGCAGCTCTCCAAGAGCGTTGGCTCTCGGCGGTGCTGCTCCAGCTTTTCTGCTACTCGCTTTTGGATACCTTCTGGCTGCGGTCATTGTTCTTATAG
- the LOC134667136 gene encoding ionotropic receptor 75a-like isoform X1, giving the protein MSALRRGPYASENLLFNVNHKWLIIDIDTWMPNISTVSNVEINENFSWLLDTFEKLNLSVDADVTLSLQKGSENNIYDVYNFGKLRGGNVVVKKLGNWRNKADLINHLNIYKYYRRWDFENSTINYVGVMSTPPIVFDVNMLIGDTPAPGVAVMTVTGTRVLVEIAQLHNIRYNYTIVDRWIGKFERNTTPVAATLVYLKEQDITPILRVPLEIFQRVDMVSPPVTSIETRYYYRIPTTGPGKFENQFLRPLTNGVWACVIAVISLCALVLFLTARSERRPAAVQYAVFSVAATFCQQFFEDGGNDDPTRESSARQLTVLVTGVSCVLIYNYYTSSVVSWLLNGPPPSINSLQELLESPLSLIYQDIGYTRSWLQNPTYYYNKKNAEVEDKLRRFKVFKKKKGEPLLVPLEEGIEMVKAGGYAYHTEVYNANMLISRKFNQEELCELGSLQSMEETHLYIVVPKNSPYKEFYNWNLLRMCETGVVSHLQRKASSPEISCGGSSPRALALGGAAPAFLLLAFGYLLAAVIVLIERLVARNELRLIRKIKDRVPTVGAELLGVD; this is encoded by the exons GCATCAGAAAATCTCTTATTTAATGTAAATCACAAGTGGTTGATTATTGATATTGATACTTGGATGCCTAATATATCAACAGTTTCCAACGTTGAGattaatgaaaatttttcatgGTTATTGGACACATTCGAAAAATTAAATCTGAGCGTAGATGCTGATGTCACACTATCACTACAGAAAG GATCTGAAAATAACATTTACGACGTATATAATTTCGGAAAGCTACGAGGAGGTAATGTTGTAGTGAAGAAACTGGGAAATTGGCGAAACAAAGCAG ATTTGataaatcatttaaatatttacaaatactaCAGAAGATGGGACTTCGAAAATTCAACAATTAACTATGTCGGAGTT ATGTCAACGCCGCCCATAGTATTTGACGTGAATATGCTTATAGGGGATACTCCGGCTCCAGGAGTCGCTGTTATGACCGTTACAGGCACCAGAGTGTTGGTAGAAATAGCACaactacataatattag GTATAATTATACGATCGTTGACAGATGGATCGGGAAATTTGAGAGAAATACTACGCCG GTGGCTGCGACTTTAGTATACTTAAAAGAACAAGACATCACGCCGATACTACGCGTGCCATTGGAAATTTTCCAAAGAGTGGACATGGTGTCGCCGCCCGTAACTTCTATTGA GACAAGATATTACTACCGTATCCCAACCACTGGCCCCGGAAAGTTCGAGAACCAATTCCTACGGCCTCTGACCAACGGCGTGTGGGCTTGCGTGATAGCTGTGATTTCTCTGTGCGCTCTGGTGTTATTTCTGACGGCCAGATCCGAAAGGAGACCAGCCGCTGTACAGTATGCTGTATTTTCTGTGGCAGCTACGTTTTGTCAGCAAT tttttgaaGATGGTGGTAACGATGATCCAACACGAGAATCGTCTG CTCGGCAGCTCACAGTTCTAGTGACAGGAGTATCCTGCGTCCTCATATACAACTACTATACCAGCAGCGTGGTTAGTTGGTTACTGAATGGACCACCGCCTTCCATCAACTCTCTTCAAGAACTCCTGGAAAGCCCACTGTCACTGATATACCAGGATATAGGCTACACACGTTCGTGGTTACAG AATCCGACGTATTACTACAACAAAAAGAATGCTGAAGTGGAAGATAAATTAAGGAGGTTTAAAGTATTTAAGAAGAAGAAGGGTGAGCCCTTACTGGTACCTTTGGAGGAAGGCATTGAAATGGTGAAAGCAGGAG GCTACGCATACCACACAGAAGTATACAACGCTAATATGTTAATATCTCGCAAGTTCAACCAGGAAGAGCTGTGTGAACTCGGCTCCCTGCAGTCTATGGAAGAAACACACCTTTATATTGTCGTACCAAAGAACAGTCCTTATAAAGAGTTCTATAACTGGAA TCTTCTGCGCATGTGCGAAACTGGCGTGGTCTCTCACCTTCAGCGTAAGGCCAGCAGTCCTGAGATTTCTTGTGGAGGCAGCTCTCCAAGAGCGTTGGCTCTCGGCGGTGCTGCTCCAGCTTTTCTGCTACTCGCTTTTGGATACCTTCTGGCTGCGGTCATTGTTCTTATAGAAAG GCTTGTCGCGAGGAACGAATTAAGATTAATCAGAAAGATAAAAGATCGAGTACCAACTGTAGGGGCAGAACTATTAGGTGTAGATTAA
- the LOC134667136 gene encoding ionotropic receptor 75a-like isoform X4, with amino-acid sequence MTDLDSIGLCLNPGFSGVGVLIDTKCPLYEEVLMYMSTPPIVFDVNMLIGDTPAPGVAVMTVTGTRVLVEIAQLHNIRYNYTIVDRWIGKFERNTTPVAATLVYLKEQDITPILRVPLEIFQRVDMVSPPVTSIETRYYYRIPTTGPGKFENQFLRPLTNGVWACVIAVISLCALVLFLTARSERRPAAVQYAVFSVAATFCQQFFEDGGNDDPTRESSARQLTVLVTGVSCVLIYNYYTSSVVSWLLNGPPPSINSLQELLESPLSLIYQDIGYTRSWLQNPTYYYNKKNAEVEDKLRRFKVFKKKKGEPLLVPLEEGIEMVKAGGYAYHTEVYNANMLISRKFNQEELCELGSLQSMEETHLYIVVPKNSPYKEFYNWNLLRMCETGVVSHLQRKASSPEISCGGSSPRALALGGAAPAFLLLAFGYLLAAVIVLIERLVARNELRLIRKIKDRVPTVGAELLGVD; translated from the exons ATGTCAACGCCGCCCATAGTATTTGACGTGAATATGCTTATAGGGGATACTCCGGCTCCAGGAGTCGCTGTTATGACCGTTACAGGCACCAGAGTGTTGGTAGAAATAGCACaactacataatattag GTATAATTATACGATCGTTGACAGATGGATCGGGAAATTTGAGAGAAATACTACGCCG GTGGCTGCGACTTTAGTATACTTAAAAGAACAAGACATCACGCCGATACTACGCGTGCCATTGGAAATTTTCCAAAGAGTGGACATGGTGTCGCCGCCCGTAACTTCTATTGA GACAAGATATTACTACCGTATCCCAACCACTGGCCCCGGAAAGTTCGAGAACCAATTCCTACGGCCTCTGACCAACGGCGTGTGGGCTTGCGTGATAGCTGTGATTTCTCTGTGCGCTCTGGTGTTATTTCTGACGGCCAGATCCGAAAGGAGACCAGCCGCTGTACAGTATGCTGTATTTTCTGTGGCAGCTACGTTTTGTCAGCAAT tttttgaaGATGGTGGTAACGATGATCCAACACGAGAATCGTCTG CTCGGCAGCTCACAGTTCTAGTGACAGGAGTATCCTGCGTCCTCATATACAACTACTATACCAGCAGCGTGGTTAGTTGGTTACTGAATGGACCACCGCCTTCCATCAACTCTCTTCAAGAACTCCTGGAAAGCCCACTGTCACTGATATACCAGGATATAGGCTACACACGTTCGTGGTTACAG AATCCGACGTATTACTACAACAAAAAGAATGCTGAAGTGGAAGATAAATTAAGGAGGTTTAAAGTATTTAAGAAGAAGAAGGGTGAGCCCTTACTGGTACCTTTGGAGGAAGGCATTGAAATGGTGAAAGCAGGAG GCTACGCATACCACACAGAAGTATACAACGCTAATATGTTAATATCTCGCAAGTTCAACCAGGAAGAGCTGTGTGAACTCGGCTCCCTGCAGTCTATGGAAGAAACACACCTTTATATTGTCGTACCAAAGAACAGTCCTTATAAAGAGTTCTATAACTGGAA TCTTCTGCGCATGTGCGAAACTGGCGTGGTCTCTCACCTTCAGCGTAAGGCCAGCAGTCCTGAGATTTCTTGTGGAGGCAGCTCTCCAAGAGCGTTGGCTCTCGGCGGTGCTGCTCCAGCTTTTCTGCTACTCGCTTTTGGATACCTTCTGGCTGCGGTCATTGTTCTTATAGAAAG GCTTGTCGCGAGGAACGAATTAAGATTAATCAGAAAGATAAAAGATCGAGTACCAACTGTAGGGGCAGAACTATTAGGTGTAGATTAA